From Phragmites australis chromosome 5, lpPhrAust1.1, whole genome shotgun sequence, a single genomic window includes:
- the LOC133920052 gene encoding NAC domain-containing protein 100-like has protein sequence MGLRDIELTLPPGFRFYPSDEELVCHYLHNKVANDQRLAGAGGGMVEVDLHTHEPWELPDVAKLSTNEWYFFSFRDRKYATGLRTNRATKSGYWKATGKDRVIHNPKVRRAIVGMRKTLVFYRGRAPNGIKTNWVMHEFRLENPHTPPKEDWVLCRVFYKKKADVMDYAMDNEQEIAMARSVVANAKYSFSPDPSYSPPFPALGSSHYQLPPSSDHHGGAGSHGDFSTLALQQHNSIFDFHVQPHLAGGGGILGAAASSRDGGGDQCGGGVLMDLGLEEYYNYNSLMQM, from the exons ATGGGCCTGAGGGACATCGAGCTGACGCTCCCGCCGGGGTTCCGGTTCTACCCGAGCGATGAGGAGCTGGTGTGCCACTACCTGCACAACAAGGTGGCGAACGATCAGCGGCTCGCCGGAGCCGGCGGGGGCATGGTCGAGGTGGATCTGCACACCCACGAGCCGTGGGAGCTCCCAG ACGTGGCGAAGCTGAGCACGAACGAGTGGTACTTCTTCAGCTTCCGCGACCGCAAGTACGCGACGGGGCTGCGCACCAACCGCGCCACCAAGTCCGGCTACTGGAAGGCCACCGGCAAGGACCGCGTCATCCACAACCCCAAGGTCCGCCGCGCCATCGTCGGGATGCGCAAGACTCTCGTCTTCTACCGCGGCCGCGCCCCCAACGGCATCAAGACCAACTGGGTTATGCACGAGTTCCGCTTGGAGAACCCCCACACCCCACCTAAG GAGGACTGGGTTCTGTGCAGAGTTTTCTACAAGAAGAAAGCCGACGTGATGGATTACGCCATGGACAACGAGCAGGAGATAGCCATGGCTCGCAGCGTTGTTGCGAACGCCAAGTACTCATTTTCTCCTGATCCGAGCTACTCGCCTCCGTTCCCCGCCCTCGGCAGCAGCCACTACCAGCTGCCGCCGTCTTCCGATCACCACGGCGGGGCCGGCTCGCACGGTGACTTCTCTACCCTGGCGCTGCAGCAGCACAACAGCATCTTCGACTTCCACGTCCAGCCTCatctcgccggcggcggcggcatcctAGGGGCGGCTGCTTCATCAAGAGACGGTGGCGGTGATCAATGTGGCGGTGGGGTGCTGATGGACCTAGGGCTGGAGGAGTACTACAATTACAACAGCCTGATGCAGATGTGA